The Methanotorris formicicus Mc-S-70 region TAGTTTCCATTGAACTTATTTACTTTTACAATTGCTGGTATTTTTATGCAGGGACCTATAATTATTGCCTCTCCAATGTTCAAACTTGTTAACTGCTTAATTAAATCTTCACTTAAATTTTCTGATGCGTGTTGAACGTGCTTTTGGTCATTTGGTTCAATTAACTTTGAGATTATTAAGTTGCTGCATTGAGATAACGCCTCAGCATCCAATGTCTTTGGTCTTTGGGATACTAAACAAATCCCTACTCCAAACTTCCTACCTTCCCTTGCTATTCTTGATATGTAGTGTTTTGCTTTTGTTTTTCTATTTTGTGGAACTATTAAATGGGCTTCCTCAAATATTAGGAATATTGGTTTTGCTCCATTCCTTCCATTTTCGAGGATGGCTCTTTTTCTGTCGTTTAGGATTTCTTTTGTGAAATAGGAGACAATAATATCAACACTGTTCTCATCCAAACTTTCAAGTGGAAGGATGTTTATATGGTGCTCTTTTATTTCATTTATTGGATTGTAGTGGATCTTTATTAAATCCTTCTTAAATTGGAGTAAATCTTCCAATCTAAAAATTGCCGTCTGGATACTGTCTTTGTCTTTCTTATAGTTCTCATCCTCCATAAAATTCTCTAATATGCCAATTATTGCATTTATGTATTCCTCTGCAGAGTTGAAGTCCTTCTCTTTATATTGTTCTTTTATTATTTTTATTGCCTTTCTTATGTAGGGTCTCTGCTTTGTTGCCTGTGCATCAACACCAGCCAAATCTGCCAAATCACTATCAGAAATATGGAAGATGTTTATTTTTGGTTCGATTACATGTTTTCTTAATGGGAAATTACATGATTCTATATTCCTATACTCTCCATGCATGTCAAAGACCAAAATGGTACCTCCAATCTTATTTAACTCTTCCATTAATACTGCAACTGTATTAGATTTCCC contains the following coding sequences:
- a CDS encoding helicase HerA-like domain-containing protein, with the protein product MEKIIGYTIGETRTDELTFLAKHPPEVGDYVMVSYDGIDVLGMVESTIQGNMVLSEILSIEDLEKIRKFDDESSHYIIGKIKVLGDIKELKIPKIPPKPGTPIYKADNETLKDIFSNSYITIGRLATRDIEVSLDVNKLCSRHLAILAMTGMGKSNTVAVLMEELNKIGGTILVFDMHGEYRNIESCNFPLRKHVIEPKINIFHISDSDLADLAGVDAQATKQRPYIRKAIKIIKEQYKEKDFNSAEEYINAIIGILENFMEDENYKKDKDSIQTAIFRLEDLLQFKKDLIKIHYNPINEIKEHHINILPLESLDENSVDIIVSYFTKEILNDRKRAILENGRNGAKPIFLIFEEAHLIVPQNRKTKAKHYISRIAREGRKFGVGICLVSQRPKTLDAEALSQCSNLIISKLIEPNDQKHVQHASENLSEDLIKQLTSLNIGEAIIIGPCIKIPAIVKVNKFNGNYGGEDIDFIKFWKERMEEKEKMTKDEEEFYDDVFGDLE